In one window of Coregonus clupeaformis isolate EN_2021a unplaced genomic scaffold, ASM2061545v1 scaf0138, whole genome shotgun sequence DNA:
- the LOC121561604 gene encoding basic proline-rich protein-like, whose protein sequence is MVELVEKLEVMPTPDDIIVEPPLDTVPPPDDTVAVPPSMAAPPPDTIAGPPDDIMAAPPPDTIAGPPDDIMAAPPPDTIAGPPDDIMVASPPDTISGPPDDTVAGPGDTVAGPDDTVASPPPDTIAAPPDDTVAGPDDTVAGPDDTVAGPDDTVAGPDDTVAGPDDTVAGPDDTVAGPDDTVAGPDDTVAGPDDTVAGPNDTVAGPDDTVAGPDDTVAGPDDTVAGPDDTVAGPDDTVAGPDDTVAGPDDTVAGPNDTVAGPDDTVAGPDDTVAAPPPDTIATPPDDAVPLPDDAIPPPDDAIPPPDDAVPPPDDDVLLPDDAIPPPDDAVPPPDGAVPPPDGAVPPADGAVPPPDGAVPPTDGAVPPADDTVLPADGAIPPPDGAVPPTDGAVLPADGAIPPPDDAVPPPDDAVPPPDDAVLPPDDAVPPPDGAVPPADDAVPPPDGAVPPADDTRRPL, encoded by the exons ATGGTGGAGCTGGTCGAGAAGCTGGAGGTCATGCCGACGCCCGATGACATCATCGTGGAACCTCCGCTGGACACAGTGCCGCCTCCTGATGATACTGTAGCTGTGCCTCCCTCCATGGCTGCTCCCCCGCCGGACACCATTGCAGGGCCTCCTGATGACATCATGGCTGCTCCCCCGCCGGACACCATTGCAGGGCCTCCTGATGACATCATGGCTGCTCCCCCGCCGGACACCATTGCAGGGCCTCCTGATGACATCATGGTTGCTTCCCCGCCGGACACCATTTCGGGTCCTCCTGATGACACCGTGGCTGGTCCTGGTGACACAGTGGCTGGTCCTGATGACACCGTGGCTTCTCCCCCACCGGACACCATCGCGGCACCTCCTGATGACACAGTGGCTGGTCCTGATGACACCGTGGCTGGTCCTGATGACACCGTGGCTGGTCCTGATGACACAGTGGCTGGTCCTGATGACACCGTGGCTGGTCCTGATGACACCGTGGCTGGTCCTGATGACACCGTGGCTGGTCCTGATGACACCGTGGCTGGTCCTGATGACACCGTGGCTGGTCCTGATGACACCGTGGCTGGTCCTAATGACACCGTGGCTGGTCCTGATGACACCGTGGCTGGTCCTGATGACACCGTGGCTGGTCCTGATGACACCGTGGCTGGTCCTGATGACACCGTGGCTGGTCCTGATGACACCGTGGCTGGTCCTGATGACACCGTGGCTGGTCCTGATGACACCGTGGCTGGTCCTAATGACACCGTGGCTGGTCCTGATGACACCGTGGCTGGTCCTGATGACACCGTGGCTGCTCCCCCACCAGACACTATCGCGACGCCTCCTGATGATGCCGTGCCACTTCCTGATGATGCCATACCGCCTCCTGATGATGCCATACCGCCTCCTGATGATGCCGTGCCGCCTCCTGATGACGACGTGCTGCTTCCTGATGACGCCATACCGCCTCCTGATGATGCCGTACCGCCTCCTGATGGCGCCGTGCCGCCTCCTGATGGTGCCGTGCCGCCTGCTGATGGCGCCGTGCCGCCTCCTGATGGCGCCGTGCCGCCTACTGATGGCGCCGTGCCGCCTGCTGATGACACCGTGCTGCCAGCTGATGGCGCCATACCACCTCCTGATGGCGCCGTGCCGCCTACTGATGGCGCCGTGCTGCCAGCTGATGGCGCCATACCGCCTCCTGATGACGCCGTGCCGCCTCCTGATGACGCCGTGCCGCCTCCTGATGACGCCGTGCTGCCTCCTGATGACGCCGTGCCGCCTCCTGATGGTGCCGTGCCGCCTGCTGATGACGCCGTGCCGCCTCCTGATGGTGCCGTGCCGCCTGCTGATGACACC AGGAGACCTCTGTGA
- the LOC121532581 gene encoding keratin, type I cytoskeletal 19-like, giving the protein MGIGAGGGGASLGFGNGFGAGGGSGGGGFRMSSSSHMAGLGSGMSSGGGGSGMSSGGGGGGEGGGFGFGGGVGDKSLGFAGNEKQHMHNLNDRLATYMEKVRQLEATNHQLEEKLKTFTFNKVEAHDLTIYNATLKPLKEQLMGFLIQNTQIAVEIDNAKLTADDFRVKWENEKSLRQCVEGDIGGLRNLQREFEMNITAMMQDLQGYEKERLSMTKSHEEELLSMRGGMSGQVKVDVQAAKSQDLSLMLAEVRSEYESAVEKNRRQAEAWYTKQVEMKQAESAVVTETTTRTTSEMTELRNRYQTLQMEYQGLRMGMANLEARLVEVQSQFQQRLSGYSGKVMGLEGELTSIRASTTEQRQDYQILLNIKSRLEMEIQQYKHLLEGAGLGGGMVSGGADLGGGMVVSGGADLGGGMVVSGGAGRSSGKTVVTRTIVSEGKSSGGVEAPQWCPAGDQPRCHQEAARRKQEEAWCHQEEARCHQEEARRKQEEARRKQEEALRHQEEARRHQKEARRKQEEALRHQEEARRHQEAALRHQEEARCPAEVPR; this is encoded by the exons ATGGGGATAGGGGCCGGGGGCGGAGGCGCTAGTCTCGGCTTCGGGAACGGCTTTGGAGCCGGTGGAggtagtggaggaggagggttCAGGATGTCATCCTCCAGCCACATGGCCGGTCTGGGGAGTGGGATGAGCTCCGGTGGCGGCGGCAGTGGGATGAGCTCCGGTGGCGGTGGTGGCGGCGAAGGAGGAGGTTTCGGATTCGGTGGAGGTGTTGGGGACAAGTCCCTCGGGTTCGCCGGTAACGAGAAGCAGCACATGCACAACCTGAACGACCGCCTGGCAACCTACATGGAGAAGGTTCGCCAGCTGGAGGCCACCAACCACCAGCTGGAGGAGAAGCTGAAGACTTTCACCTTCAACAAGGTCGAGGCGCACGACCTGACCATCTACAACGCAACACTCAAACCACTCAAGGAGCAG ctcATGGGTTTCCTGATACAGAACACTCAGATTGCTGTGGAGATAGACAATGCCAAGCTGACTGCTGACGACTTCAGAGTCAa ATGGGAGAATGAGAAGTCTTTGCGCCAGTGTGTGGAGGGGGACATCGGGGGTCTGAGGAACCTGCAGCGGGAGTTTGAGATGAACATCACAGCCATGATGCAGGACCTGCAGGGGTACGAGAAGGAACGGCTCTCCATGACGAAGAGCCATGAAGAG GAGCTGTTGTCCATGCGTGGGGGGATGAGCGGCCAGGTGAAGGTGGATGTCCAGGCTGCTAAGAGCCAGGACTTGTCTCTGATGCTGGCTGAAGTCAGGTCGGAGTACGAGTCGGCCGTGGAGAAAAACCGCAGACAGGCCGAGGCCTGGTACACCAAACAG gtggAGATGAAGCAGGCAGAGTCAGCGGTGGTGACTGAGACGACCACTAGGACCACGTCAGAGATGACAGAGTTACGGAACCGCTACCAGACCCTACAGATGGAATACCAGGGTCTACGTATGggg atggcGAACCTGGAAGCCAGGCTGGTGGAGGTTCAGTCCCAGTTCCAGCAGCGTCTGTCTGGGTATAGCGGCAAGGTGATGGGCCTGGAGGGAGAACTGACCTCCATCAGGGCCAGCACCACTGAGCAGAGACAGGACTACCAG ATCCTTCTGAACATCAAGAGTCGTCTAGAGATGGAGATCCAACAGTATAAGCATTTGCTGGAGGGAGCCGGCCTGGGAGGGGGCATGGTCTCTGGAGGGGCTGACCTGGGAGGGGGCATGGTGGTCTCTGGAGGGGCTGACCTGGGAGGGGGCATGGTGGTCTCTGGAGGGGCCGGGAGGTCCTCAG GTAAGACTGTTGTGACCAGAACCATTGTGTCGGAGGGGAAATCATCGGGAGGAGTA GAGGCTCCGCAATGGTGTCCGGCGGGGGATCAGCCACGGTGTCATCAGGAGGCGGCACGGCGCAAACAGGAGGAGGCATGGTGCCATCAGGAGGAGGCACGGTGCCATCAGGAGGAGGCACGGCGCAAACAGGAGGAGGCACGGCGCAAACAGGAGGAGGCACTGCGCCATCAGGAGGAGGCACGGCGCCATCAGAAGGAGGCACGGCGCAAACAGGAGGAGGCACTGCGCCATCAGGAGGAGGCACGGCGCCATCAGGAGGCAGCATTGCGCCATCAGGAGGAGGCACGGTGTCCGGCAGAGGTTCCACGATGA